The sequence GGCAGCCAAGCTGGCAGAGCATATCCGCCAAACCATCGCCGGGTAACAGCCGCGGCACTCCCGCCCGTCGCCGCCGCATCAGCAGATGCGCCGCTCCCGTTGGGCCAGGCTCAGCGCCCCTGGCGCTGAGCCTGGCCCAAGGCCGCCAAGGGCGCGCTGGCGCAGCCAGGGCATCCTGCGGGCGCGGGAGGACCTCGTTTTGGCCAACGCGGTCAGCGACCGCGTATCCAGCGGGATTGGGAGGCAAACAGCGGCGATTTGACCGCCAAAGCTACCAAACCGTAGACTAGAAACCCGCCCGGATCCGCCGTCAGCAATTTCAGAACCGCCCTGCCACCCGGCGGCTGCTTGTCGTCATTGCGCAGCAGCTGCGGAAACCGGGCGGCCACTTCCGTGACCCCGGCGTTCTGCCGCCGCCGCACCCGCACCAGGTTTCGGAACCCTTCCACCATCGGCCAGCTGTAGCCTGCCGCCACCTGCACCCGCTCCACCGGGGCAAAACTCAGCCGGGCAAAGATGTCGTCGGCGATGATATCCGGCCAATCGCCCCAGCGCGCCCGCCCGGCGCGGGTCATGGCAAACACGCCGAACCCCGGCACCCCGCGGGTGAAGAACGGCAGCCGCACCCACAGCCGCGAATAGGCCCGGGTCACCGCGCTGCGGGCAGGGGCCACCTGCGGGCGGCCGCTGGCATAGCGCGGCGCGCCGTCCGCCAGGGCCTCAGCCAGCTGCGCGATCAGCGCGGGCGAGACCACTACGTCGGCGTCGAGAT is a genomic window of Leisingera caerulea DSM 24564 containing:
- a CDS encoding glycosyltransferase family 2 protein, yielding MSPRVSVLIPAHNEAGYIGACLEAVFASKPLPAGMTGEVLVLANGCTDETAALARAFAPPPGWTLAVMELPEGGKLRALTAGDAAAHGDILIYLDADVVVSPALIAQLAEALADGAPRYASGRPQVAPARSAVTRAYSRLWVRLPFFTRGVPGFGVFAMTRAGRARWGDWPDIIADDIFARLSFAPVERVQVAAGYSWPMVEGFRNLVRVRRRQNAGVTEVAARFPQLLRNDDKQPPGGRAVLKLLTADPGGFLVYGLVALAVKSPLFASQSRWIRGR